A single genomic interval of Chloracidobacterium validum harbors:
- a CDS encoding protein kinase domain-containing protein, with the protein MPSRGWIWLLGLWLALGGLGEISGADGEASSPSGPTLRPFTRLFTGKDGLPQVSAMSLATDAQGYLWVATQDGAARFDGRAWQSFAVPNRSRSNFLRVCLATRDGRVWFGRQDGGLACRLPDGTWENYDEAQGLPAGRVNGLLERSDGALWIGTEQGLSVWMPTTSRVTPLPATHATGRVLALAETADGLVWLGTAQGLASSDGKTCEIVANGPTGSVFATFVDGTGALWVGGRDGLLWRRESQTWQRWPLPTRSRVTALTETVLPSGERRLWIATDGDGLFYTRSDGRPDLAGVQAFDASYGLPNISVWSLLPLPAADPGRHVGLWVGTDGGLLHVSFTGWATLDNVPALAGASVYGMGTATGPDGTTNYWFGTRGKGLVGYVDGRWRQLTMADGLSTNTVFSVHESFDPKTGSTLWIGTQLGLFRKSGQGRPLPVRDAPGLEKASIRAFLASDGWRGRPGLWVVTAEVGLARFEDGQWSSFTTANGLPTNALHSICESVAPDGEKTIWVGTEGGGLARWRNGRWDTWQTPTLPNNTVMTVQAMTFPDGKQFLFAGTEGGGLVTAELNLPELRFHVWSQATTPGFPNDTVYQVQFDAERRAYALTNQGAARLTYQGNGTFTIETFDAEDGLPSGEFNGGASMVDPSGRIWGGTPNGVAVFDPAVNALPPPPRRPVLQAMTTGATNLLLTDGLTVPYSARNLTFDVSTPVFASPARLRYRTYLEGFDEQPSVWSAEPRRSFTNLWPGEYVFQAWARDGQGRESQPVQLRFRVATPWWLRWWAWVGYVGCGVGLVYGGVRWRLRALERQNAELEAKVAERTAALEAAKTEVEAQNQALAAAKTEVERKNAALDEKVAALEASQRRADRIFSALAEALPGTVLDGKYRLGEKLGAGGYGVVFAGEHLGLKRAVAVKVFKPVAGNDSAEALERFRREGALAAQIKDRHVVEVVDAGVSSEGMAYLVMELLEGYALTREVRGGVSVERALRVCGAVCRGLAAAHELGVVHRDVKPENVYVDWSSGEEVVKVVDFGIATVVERGSGEVLETLTAAGSVVGTPAYIAPERVVGGTYDGRADVYGVGVMLYEMVCGAVPFGGGGESGIRVLLAHVHEAAEAPAARVAGLDEEVSAYVLRMLAKRPEERPTAAEAAADLDRLADKVRCQRTLDFEPATTKPEDWDTLVEARRRTINIRRDTAMDKNA; encoded by the coding sequence ATGCCATCACGCGGGTGGATTTGGCTACTTGGTCTGTGGTTGGCGTTAGGTGGACTGGGTGAAATTTCCGGTGCCGATGGGGAGGCGTCGTCACCGTCGGGGCCGACCTTGCGCCCCTTCACGCGCCTGTTCACCGGAAAAGACGGATTGCCCCAGGTGTCGGCGATGAGCCTGGCGACCGACGCGCAGGGCTATCTCTGGGTGGCGACGCAGGACGGCGCGGCCCGATTCGACGGGCGTGCTTGGCAGTCCTTTGCCGTGCCGAATCGCAGCCGGTCAAACTTTCTCCGGGTATGCCTTGCCACCCGTGATGGGCGGGTGTGGTTTGGCCGGCAAGATGGCGGGTTGGCCTGCCGTCTGCCGGATGGCACCTGGGAAAACTATGACGAAGCTCAGGGCTTGCCGGCCGGACGGGTCAACGGTCTCCTGGAGCGTTCAGACGGCGCGCTTTGGATTGGAACGGAACAGGGCCTGTCCGTATGGATGCCAACCACGTCGCGGGTGACACCGCTCCCGGCGACGCACGCCACCGGGCGGGTGCTTGCCCTGGCGGAAACCGCCGACGGCCTGGTTTGGCTTGGGACGGCCCAGGGATTGGCCAGCTCCGATGGAAAGACCTGCGAAATCGTCGCCAACGGGCCGACCGGGAGCGTGTTTGCCACGTTCGTTGACGGGACTGGGGCGCTCTGGGTTGGCGGCCGAGACGGTTTGCTTTGGCGTCGGGAAAGCCAAACCTGGCAGCGTTGGCCATTGCCGACCCGGAGCCGCGTGACGGCGCTGACCGAAACCGTGCTGCCCAGCGGTGAACGTCGGCTCTGGATTGCCACCGATGGCGACGGGCTGTTTTACACCCGCTCCGATGGCCGCCCGGACCTGGCCGGCGTTCAGGCGTTCGATGCATCATACGGTTTGCCGAACATCAGCGTCTGGAGCTTGCTCCCGCTCCCGGCGGCCGACCCCGGCCGCCACGTTGGGCTGTGGGTTGGGACGGATGGCGGATTACTGCACGTCTCGTTTACCGGATGGGCGACGCTGGACAATGTTCCGGCACTGGCCGGGGCAAGCGTGTACGGCATGGGCACGGCCACGGGGCCGGACGGGACGACGAACTACTGGTTTGGGACGCGCGGCAAGGGGCTGGTTGGCTACGTGGATGGGCGCTGGCGCCAGCTCACCATGGCCGACGGACTCTCCACCAACACTGTGTTCAGTGTTCATGAGTCGTTCGATCCGAAGACCGGCAGTACGCTCTGGATCGGAACGCAGTTGGGGCTATTCCGCAAGTCCGGGCAGGGGCGGCCGTTGCCGGTGCGCGACGCGCCAGGGCTTGAAAAAGCAAGCATTCGCGCTTTTCTGGCGTCAGATGGTTGGCGTGGCCGGCCGGGGCTGTGGGTGGTTACGGCCGAAGTGGGACTGGCACGCTTTGAAGATGGGCAGTGGTCATCATTCACAACCGCCAATGGCCTACCAACCAACGCCCTGCACAGCATTTGTGAGAGCGTCGCGCCGGATGGTGAAAAGACCATCTGGGTGGGCACGGAAGGCGGCGGACTGGCGCGGTGGCGTAACGGGCGATGGGACACCTGGCAAACGCCGACATTGCCCAACAACACGGTCATGACGGTGCAAGCCATGACCTTTCCCGATGGCAAGCAGTTTCTGTTCGCCGGGACGGAAGGTGGCGGTCTGGTGACGGCCGAACTGAACCTGCCTGAGCTGCGCTTCCACGTCTGGTCACAAGCCACCACACCGGGCTTTCCGAACGATACCGTGTATCAGGTGCAGTTCGATGCTGAGCGGCGGGCTTACGCGCTCACCAACCAGGGGGCTGCCCGGCTAACCTACCAGGGGAACGGCACCTTCACGATTGAAACGTTTGACGCGGAAGATGGTCTCCCCAGCGGCGAGTTCAATGGCGGCGCTTCGATGGTGGATCCATCGGGGCGCATCTGGGGCGGCACGCCCAATGGCGTTGCCGTGTTTGATCCGGCGGTCAATGCCTTACCGCCACCCCCACGCCGGCCGGTGCTTCAGGCAATGACAACCGGGGCGACCAATCTTTTGCTCACCGATGGGCTGACGGTGCCCTACAGTGCGCGTAACTTGACATTTGATGTCTCCACGCCAGTGTTTGCGTCGCCTGCGCGGTTGCGTTACCGAACCTACCTTGAAGGCTTCGATGAACAGCCAAGCGTGTGGAGCGCCGAACCGCGCCGGTCGTTCACCAACCTCTGGCCGGGCGAATATGTTTTTCAAGCGTGGGCACGGGATGGGCAGGGGCGTGAAAGCCAGCCGGTCCAACTCCGTTTTCGGGTCGCTACCCCGTGGTGGTTGCGGTGGTGGGCGTGGGTGGGGTACGTAGGCTGTGGGGTTGGACTGGTGTACGGCGGGGTGCGGTGGCGACTGCGGGCGCTGGAGCGCCAAAACGCCGAACTGGAAGCCAAGGTGGCCGAGCGGACGGCGGCGCTGGAAGCGGCCAAGACCGAGGTGGAAGCCCAGAACCAGGCGTTGGCGGCGGCCAAGACGGAAGTGGAGCGCAAGAACGCGGCGCTGGACGAGAAGGTGGCGGCGCTGGAAGCGTCGCAGCGGCGTGCGGATCGGATTTTTTCGGCTCTGGCGGAAGCGCTGCCTGGGACGGTGCTGGATGGGAAGTACCGGCTTGGGGAGAAGTTGGGGGCTGGGGGGTATGGGGTGGTGTTTGCCGGGGAGCACCTTGGGTTGAAGCGGGCGGTGGCGGTGAAGGTGTTCAAGCCGGTAGCCGGGAACGACAGCGCGGAGGCGCTGGAGCGGTTTCGGCGGGAAGGGGCGTTGGCGGCGCAGATCAAGGATCGGCACGTGGTGGAGGTGGTGGACGCTGGGGTATCGAGCGAGGGGATGGCGTACTTGGTGATGGAGTTGCTGGAGGGGTACGCGCTGACGCGGGAGGTGCGGGGTGGGGTGAGCGTGGAGCGTGCGCTGCGGGTGTGTGGGGCGGTGTGTCGTGGGCTGGCGGCGGCGCATGAGCTGGGGGTGGTGCATCGGGACGTGAAGCCGGAGAATGTGTATGTGGATTGGTCGAGTGGGGAAGAGGTGGTGAAGGTGGTGGATTTTGGGATTGCGACGGTGGTGGAGCGTGGGAGTGGGGAGGTGTTGGAGACGCTGACGGCGGCTGGGTCGGTGGTTGGGACGCCGGCCTACATTGCGCCGGAGCGGGTGGTTGGGGGGACGTATGATGGGCGTGCGGATGTGTATGGGGTTGGGGTGATGTTGTACGAGATGGTGTGTGGGGCGGTGCCGTTTGGAGGTGGTGGGGAGAGTGGGATACGGGTGTTGTTGGCGCACGTGCATGAGGCGGCGGAGGCGCCGGCGGCGCGGGTGGCGGGGTTGGATGAGGAAGTGAGTGCGTATGTGCTGCGGATGCTGGCGAAGCGGCCGGAGGAGCGTCCGACGGCGGCGGAGGCGGCGGCGGACCTTGACCGCCTGGCGGACAAGGTCCGTTGTCAACGAACCTTGGACTTCGAGCCGGCAACCACCAAACCAGAGGATTGGGATACATTGGTTGAAGCCCGGCGGCGGACCATCAACATTCGGCGTGATACGGCAATGGACAAGAACGCATAG
- a CDS encoding VIT domain-containing protein, which produces MNDAADQKTNRQLGTLAVEQSSKRVALPLERVCISARVVERIAEVEVRQTFANDFDQPLEAVYIFPLAGGAAITQFEVTFAGRTLTGALAERKEARQQYAEAVQQGYRAALLESERDDVFTIQVGNLPPRETAEVRLVYVESLPFWADGMTELRLPTVVAPRYIAGQPLDRDSVGTGVESDTDRVPDASRITPPRLAPGFDPNVGLKITVEFDGEDLADLSCVQHAISLTLTKGKARISLAQQTERLNRDFVLRWKSAGDDIQLRARAFPAKARKVFTMLTLTPPVLPGREVVARDVTLVLDRSGSMGAVKMLSAVRAVTLLLRSLTPQDRFAILAFDDRMEWFDQGQLRSADGPNLTRGEQWLRTIESRGGTEVTKALTAALDGIQRQCTEANRLPVIILLTDGQVGDESSALKLVQERLGHGRLFTVGIDTAVNDAFLNRLAKLGRGTATMVTPDESLDRALRQIAEEMGTPVLRNLAVVEAASGASISTLAPMSLPDLFPGRPVTVFLETSDVRELRVTGVLPNGKAWQKSLKPVKTDVPALAHLWARHRIADLDDQFRLERASHLKQTIIDLSISHSVLSRFTAFLVVDKKEIVNQGGKRLTYVQPVETPARWETETNFTLGAGFCPFPPFEVSSPRDSAAPPPAAPPPAAPLACAMLHFTAEVVASATEDSARNLTQGAPDATASLPDDLTTVLADFAKELTKFVQLADPSLPEKDIETLWAKLASTELDDLAEACIYAEVYLSGHFSDFKVHFPETQRLLNELDQLLWVDSDLRFGGKRQLSAAEACAQGFCAKTFKPLMEACLKEIAPYVKPAPPMRTSSSQEDGDFWSGSI; this is translated from the coding sequence CCAAAAGACCAACCGACAACTCGGAACACTCGCCGTCGAGCAGTCCAGTAAGCGCGTGGCGCTGCCATTGGAGCGCGTTTGTATTTCCGCGCGCGTGGTTGAGCGGATTGCTGAGGTTGAGGTCAGGCAAACCTTTGCCAATGACTTTGACCAGCCACTTGAGGCGGTTTACATCTTTCCACTCGCGGGTGGCGCTGCCATAACACAGTTTGAAGTAACGTTTGCCGGGCGTACGCTGACCGGTGCGCTTGCCGAGCGCAAAGAGGCGCGGCAGCAGTACGCCGAGGCGGTCCAGCAAGGTTATCGGGCCGCCTTGCTAGAGTCAGAGCGGGATGACGTGTTCACCATCCAGGTGGGTAACCTGCCCCCCAGAGAAACTGCCGAGGTGCGGTTGGTTTACGTCGAGTCACTACCGTTTTGGGCGGATGGCATGACCGAGTTGCGGCTGCCGACAGTCGTCGCGCCACGTTACATTGCCGGACAACCACTTGACCGTGACAGTGTCGGCACCGGGGTTGAGTCAGACACGGACCGCGTCCCGGACGCCTCGCGGATTACGCCGCCGCGATTGGCGCCGGGCTTTGATCCGAATGTCGGATTGAAGATAACGGTTGAGTTCGATGGCGAGGACCTCGCCGACCTCAGTTGTGTCCAGCATGCGATCAGCCTCACGCTGACCAAGGGCAAGGCGCGGATTTCGTTGGCGCAGCAGACCGAACGACTCAACCGAGACTTCGTCTTGCGTTGGAAATCCGCCGGTGACGACATCCAGTTGCGCGCGCGAGCCTTTCCGGCCAAAGCCCGCAAAGTGTTCACCATGCTCACACTGACCCCACCGGTATTGCCTGGCCGGGAAGTCGTGGCGCGTGATGTCACGCTGGTTCTCGACCGGTCTGGCTCGATGGGCGCGGTGAAGATGCTCAGCGCAGTACGAGCCGTCACCTTGTTGCTCAGAAGTCTAACCCCACAAGACCGCTTTGCGATCCTTGCCTTTGATGACCGAATGGAGTGGTTTGACCAGGGTCAACTGCGTTCCGCGGATGGGCCTAACCTCACCCGTGGCGAACAATGGCTGCGTACCATCGAATCGCGTGGGGGCACCGAAGTCACCAAGGCACTTACGGCTGCCTTGGACGGGATACAGCGCCAATGCACCGAAGCCAACCGATTGCCGGTGATCATCTTGCTGACAGATGGGCAGGTCGGTGATGAGTCATCTGCCCTCAAGCTCGTGCAAGAGCGCTTGGGGCATGGACGGCTCTTCACCGTTGGGATTGATACCGCCGTGAACGATGCATTTCTAAACCGGTTGGCCAAACTCGGCAGGGGCACGGCCACGATGGTGACACCTGACGAGAGCCTCGACCGGGCGCTGCGCCAGATCGCCGAGGAAATGGGTACTCCGGTACTCAGAAACTTGGCAGTCGTCGAAGCGGCATCTGGCGCATCTATTTCAACGCTGGCGCCGATGTCCCTCCCCGATCTCTTCCCGGGACGCCCGGTGACGGTTTTCTTAGAGACGAGTGACGTGAGAGAACTGCGTGTGACCGGTGTTTTGCCCAACGGGAAGGCTTGGCAAAAGTCACTCAAGCCGGTCAAGACCGATGTGCCAGCGCTAGCGCACCTGTGGGCCAGGCACCGGATTGCCGATCTCGACGATCAGTTCCGCCTCGAGCGCGCGAGCCATCTCAAGCAAACCATCATTGATTTGTCCATCAGCCACTCGGTGCTCTCCCGTTTCACGGCATTCCTGGTCGTGGACAAGAAGGAAATCGTCAATCAGGGCGGAAAACGCCTCACTTATGTTCAGCCGGTCGAGACCCCAGCTCGTTGGGAAACAGAGACTAATTTCACCTTAGGTGCAGGATTTTGCCCCTTTCCACCATTCGAAGTATCTTCCCCAAGAGACTCTGCTGCCCCACCACCTGCTGCCCCACCACCTGCTGCCCCATTAGCTTGTGCTATGCTACATTTCACAGCAGAGGTTGTAGCTTCTGCGACTGAGGACTCCGCTCGGAATCTCACTCAAGGTGCGCCTGATGCGACAGCATCACTGCCGGATGACCTCACGACCGTCTTGGCTGATTTTGCCAAGGAACTCACGAAATTCGTTCAACTTGCCGACCCATCACTGCCCGAGAAGGACATCGAGACCCTTTGGGCCAAGTTAGCCTCGACGGAACTTGATGATCTCGCCGAGGCCTGCATTTACGCGGAGGTGTATCTTTCGGGCCATTTTTCGGACTTCAAGGTTCATTTCCCTGAGACGCAGCGCTTGCTAAACGAGTTGGACCAGCTTCTTTGGGTGGACAGCGACTTGAGGTTTGGGGGGAAAAGGCAGCTCTCGGCAGCGGAAGCCTGTGCGCAAGGGTTCTGTGCCAAAACCTTCAAGCCATTGATGGAAGCGTGCTTGAAGGAAATAGCCCCTTACGTGAAGCCGGCACCGCCGATGCGAACCTCCTCAAGTCAAGAGGATGGGGATTTCTGGTCGGGAAGCATCTAG
- a CDS encoding protein kinase domain-containing protein: MERLLSKQWRGWGRRAILWLGWLLAGSLVSAAANVREALPTLRPALRVFTDRDGLPQNTVGAMTWDRQGRLWVGTQDGLACYNGQRWRTVAFPATAKSRNIRALLATADDALWVGTLDGVLRLQAGQWTSFGPHEAAETGKFPGREVYALLEEATPQGPVVWAGGDGGVARFSGGRWEAVPIRASLPSVTVKCLARTVDAAGQTVLWIGTTNRGLVRQVGDEARVLGLDTGLPGEYITCLLAVQSADGQPQVWGGTQGGGVFQLDGQGAVLQRFDPKTSPLPNGRIQCLAQSVAPDGARHLWIGMDGSGVACYTGRGWQVYTPKQGLPAERVFSLLQETGDVTPAVWIGTGGGGLARCDLEGWQSLTVSEGLPDRRVYAFLESAGRNGKRCFWIGTSGGLLRAEAGQLQTFTRKDGLPGDTVLSLAETRAPDGASIIWAGCDGGLAKWVGNRWQAEPTPCDGKYGTVYFSLAVTNHPTGQPILWAFTYDGVQYLENGRWQRVTLPGFEEKHIPTSVMRDPLRPDVLWGSVYGMGVLRYADGQWTQLPRQGLPTDLLLGVGVFEVQGQPQLWVGTQSQGVVRYDPERTEMPWTNFSEQSQPPLPNNHVYGVVVDALGRLYFPTNRGVAQWTFSDGSRQPTQTRTFTMDYGLPSNECNQGAFYRDSAGRLWIGTVAGAAVYDPGLEITPPLRSLVMEQVFVNGRPARLALGQRLAYADNNLAFEYALLDFTEPQAIRYRVQLDGYDRAPSDWVSEAKAVYTNVPAGNYRLRIWARDARGRVVEMSPLAFEVLSPWWLRWWAWVGYVGCGVGLVYGGVRWRLRALERQNAELEAKVAERTAALEAAKTEVEAQNQALAAAKTEVERKNAALDEKVAALEASQRRADRIFSALAEALPGTVLDGKYRLGEKLGAGGYGVVFAGEHLGLKRAVAVKVFKPVAGNDSAEALERFRREGALAAQIKDRHVVEVVDAGVSSEGMAYLVMELLEGYALTREVRGGVSVERALRVCGAVCRGLAAAHELGVVHRDVKPENVYVDWSSGEEVVKVVDFGIATVVERGSGEVLETLTAAGSVVGTPAYIAPERVVGGTYDGRADVYGVGVMLYEMVCGAVPFGGGGESGIRVLLAHVHEAAEAPAARVAGLDEEVSAYVLRMLAKRPEERPTAAEAAADLDRLADKVQGTTDGKVRSIAAQFPTKATLVTTDETKPTPSSRE; encoded by the coding sequence TTGGAACGGCTTCTTTCCAAGCAGTGGCGCGGTTGGGGGCGGCGAGCCATCCTCTGGTTGGGATGGCTGTTGGCTGGCAGTTTGGTTTCGGCCGCCGCCAATGTCCGTGAAGCCCTACCGACACTACGCCCGGCCCTGCGCGTTTTTACGGATCGCGACGGCCTGCCCCAAAATACCGTTGGGGCCATGACCTGGGATCGCCAGGGACGCCTATGGGTGGGAACACAGGATGGACTGGCGTGCTACAACGGGCAACGGTGGCGGACCGTGGCGTTTCCCGCCACCGCCAAGTCGCGCAACATCCGCGCCCTGCTGGCGACTGCCGACGATGCCCTGTGGGTCGGCACACTCGATGGTGTGCTGCGTCTCCAGGCTGGCCAGTGGACGAGCTTTGGGCCGCACGAGGCGGCCGAAACCGGCAAGTTTCCAGGCCGTGAAGTGTACGCCTTACTTGAGGAAGCCACGCCACAGGGGCCGGTCGTGTGGGCCGGTGGCGATGGTGGCGTGGCGCGCTTCAGCGGCGGCCGCTGGGAGGCGGTCCCTATCCGGGCCAGCCTCCCCAGCGTGACGGTAAAGTGTCTCGCCCGCACGGTAGATGCCGCCGGGCAAACGGTGCTCTGGATTGGAACCACCAACCGCGGTCTGGTGCGCCAAGTGGGTGATGAAGCGCGTGTGCTCGGTCTCGACACCGGCCTTCCGGGCGAGTACATCACCTGCCTGCTGGCTGTCCAAAGCGCCGATGGTCAGCCGCAGGTGTGGGGTGGCACGCAAGGGGGCGGCGTGTTTCAACTGGATGGGCAAGGTGCCGTGCTTCAGCGGTTTGACCCGAAAACCTCGCCGCTGCCCAACGGACGGATTCAGTGCCTGGCTCAGTCGGTCGCGCCGGATGGGGCGCGTCACCTGTGGATTGGAATGGATGGGAGCGGTGTCGCCTGCTACACGGGACGTGGCTGGCAGGTTTACACGCCAAAGCAGGGGCTTCCCGCCGAGCGAGTTTTTTCACTGCTCCAAGAAACCGGCGATGTGACACCCGCTGTCTGGATTGGCACCGGCGGCGGCGGTTTGGCGCGCTGTGATCTCGAAGGCTGGCAGTCCCTGACGGTCAGCGAAGGATTGCCAGACCGCCGGGTGTATGCCTTTCTCGAATCGGCGGGGCGCAATGGCAAGCGCTGTTTCTGGATTGGAACGTCGGGCGGACTCCTCCGCGCCGAGGCTGGCCAGCTTCAAACCTTTACCCGCAAAGATGGCTTGCCCGGCGATACCGTGCTGAGTCTGGCCGAGACCCGCGCCCCAGACGGCGCGTCAATCATCTGGGCCGGGTGCGACGGCGGACTGGCCAAGTGGGTTGGCAACCGCTGGCAAGCCGAGCCAACCCCATGCGATGGCAAGTATGGAACCGTCTATTTTTCATTGGCCGTGACCAACCATCCAACCGGACAACCCATCCTCTGGGCTTTTACCTATGATGGTGTCCAGTATCTCGAAAACGGACGGTGGCAACGGGTGACACTGCCCGGATTTGAAGAAAAACATATTCCAACGTCGGTGATGCGCGATCCTCTGCGACCAGATGTGCTGTGGGGCAGCGTCTATGGAATGGGCGTTCTGCGCTATGCCGATGGACAGTGGACACAACTGCCACGCCAGGGATTACCGACCGATTTGCTGCTTGGCGTCGGCGTCTTTGAGGTCCAGGGTCAACCCCAGCTCTGGGTTGGCACGCAAAGCCAGGGCGTGGTGCGCTATGACCCGGAGCGGACTGAGATGCCCTGGACAAACTTTTCTGAGCAGAGCCAACCGCCGCTGCCCAATAATCACGTCTATGGGGTGGTCGTGGATGCGCTCGGACGCTTGTATTTCCCCACCAACCGGGGTGTCGCGCAGTGGACGTTCAGCGACGGCAGTCGTCAGCCGACCCAAACCCGCACCTTCACCATGGACTATGGCTTGCCAAGCAATGAGTGCAACCAGGGAGCGTTTTACCGGGATAGCGCCGGCCGGCTCTGGATTGGCACGGTGGCAGGCGCGGCCGTGTATGATCCAGGCTTGGAGATCACGCCTCCACTGCGTTCGCTCGTCATGGAGCAGGTGTTTGTCAACGGTCGTCCGGCGCGTCTGGCATTGGGACAGCGCCTCGCTTATGCCGACAACAACCTGGCGTTCGAGTACGCCTTGCTTGACTTCACCGAGCCGCAGGCGATCCGCTACCGGGTTCAACTGGACGGCTACGACCGCGCCCCATCCGACTGGGTGTCCGAAGCCAAAGCGGTTTACACCAACGTTCCCGCCGGAAACTATCGTTTGCGGATTTGGGCGCGTGATGCGCGCGGCCGGGTCGTCGAAATGTCGCCGCTGGCGTTTGAGGTGCTGTCACCGTGGTGGTTGCGGTGGTGGGCGTGGGTGGGATACGTAGGCTGTGGGGTTGGACTGGTGTACGGCGGGGTGCGGTGGCGACTGCGGGCGCTGGAGCGCCAAAACGCCGAACTGGAAGCCAAGGTGGCCGAGCGGACGGCGGCGCTGGAAGCGGCCAAGACCGAGGTGGAAGCCCAGAACCAGGCGTTGGCGGCGGCCAAGACGGAAGTGGAGCGCAAGAACGCGGCGCTGGACGAGAAGGTGGCGGCGCTGGAAGCGTCGCAGCGGCGTGCGGATCGGATTTTTTCGGCTCTGGCGGAAGCGCTACCTGGGACGGTGCTGGATGGGAAGTACCGGCTTGGGGAGAAGTTGGGGGCTGGGGGGTATGGGGTGGTGTTTGCCGGGGAGCACCTTGGGTTGAAGCGGGCGGTGGCGGTGAAGGTGTTCAAGCCGGTAGCCGGGAACGACAGCGCGGAGGCGCTGGAGCGGTTTCGGCGGGAAGGGGCGTTGGCGGCGCAGATCAAGGATCGGCACGTGGTGGAGGTGGTGGACGCTGGGGTATCGAGCGAGGGGATGGCGTACTTGGTGATGGAGTTGCTGGAGGGGTACGCGCTGACGCGGGAGGTGCGGGGTGGGGTGAGCGTGGAGCGTGCGTTGCGGGTGTGTGGGGCGGTGTGTCGTGGGCTGGCGGCGGCGCATGAGCTGGGGGTGGTGCATCGGGACGTGAAGCCGGAGAATGTGTATGTGGATTGGTCGAGTGGGGAAGAGGTGGTGAAGGTGGTGGATTTTGGGATTGCGACGGTGGTGGAGCGTGGGAGTGGGGAGGTGTTGGAGACGCTGACGGCGGCTGGGTCGGTGGTTGGGACGCCGGCCTACATTGCGCCGGAGCGGGTGGTTGGGGGGACGTATGATGGGCGTGCGGATGTGTATGGGGTTGGGGTGATGTTGTACGAGATGGTGTGTGGGGCGGTGCCGTTTGGAGGTGGTGGGGAGAGTGGGATACGGGTGTTGCTGGCGCACGTGCATGAGGCGGCGGAGGCGCCGGCGGCGCGGGTGGCGGGGTTGGATGAGGAAGTGAGTGCGTATGTGCTGCGGATGCTGGCGAAGCGGCCGGAGGAGCGTCCGACGGCGGCGGAGGCGGCGGCTGACCTTGACCGCCTGGCGGACAAAGTACAGGGAACGACGGATGGGAAAGTCCGTTCCATCGCTGCGCAGTTTCCAACGAAAGCGACTTTGGTGACGACAGACGAAACAAAACCAACCCCAAGTTCACGCGAGTGA
- a CDS encoding quinone oxidoreductase family protein, whose product MPTRQAMIVETFGGPEALRLVTEELPNLTPGLARVAIEAIGVNRADILLRAGAYHGARPPARLGLEAAGTVVESCTPDLPVGSRVVIFGNRTGLYATEVVVQPSEVALLPDAVSTVTAAALPVNWLTAWYCLRRLIGLRPDDTLLIPAATSGVGVAAIQIARHVGARIIAAASTPEKLAVAARLGAHVTVNYAEINLLEAVRDITEGKGVTAFLDTVGGLTFADGLKALAPFGRVTALANVTLEPSVINVRDFYPKNAQIYGFQLGNLMAAGRYPEARADLDTILERVADRTFHPIIAGSFPLSDAATAHRQLESRAVIGKLLLVTSGEAENLPPTGSALR is encoded by the coding sequence ATGCCTACGCGGCAAGCCATGATTGTTGAAACGTTTGGCGGACCCGAAGCGCTCCGCCTCGTCACTGAAGAGCTACCAAACCTGACGCCAGGCCTGGCGCGGGTTGCCATTGAAGCCATCGGCGTCAACCGCGCCGACATTCTGCTTCGCGCCGGAGCCTACCATGGCGCGCGTCCGCCGGCGCGACTTGGTCTCGAAGCGGCCGGGACGGTCGTTGAATCTTGCACACCCGACCTCCCGGTTGGAAGCCGGGTTGTCATTTTTGGCAATCGAACCGGACTTTATGCAACCGAGGTGGTCGTCCAGCCCTCCGAGGTCGCGCTGCTCCCCGATGCGGTTTCAACCGTGACGGCCGCCGCGCTGCCGGTCAACTGGCTGACGGCGTGGTACTGCCTCCGGCGACTGATTGGGTTGCGCCCGGACGATACCCTGCTCATTCCTGCCGCCACCAGTGGCGTGGGCGTCGCAGCCATTCAAATCGCGCGCCACGTTGGAGCCAGGATCATCGCGGCGGCCAGCACCCCGGAAAAACTGGCGGTTGCGGCCCGGCTGGGCGCTCATGTGACCGTCAACTACGCCGAGATTAACCTCCTCGAAGCCGTCCGCGACATCACCGAGGGCAAAGGCGTGACGGCGTTTCTCGATACGGTCGGCGGACTGACCTTTGCCGACGGCCTCAAAGCCCTGGCGCCGTTTGGTCGCGTCACGGCGCTGGCCAACGTTACGCTCGAGCCATCCGTCATCAACGTTCGGGATTTTTACCCTAAAAACGCCCAGATTTATGGCTTTCAGTTGGGGAACTTGATGGCGGCCGGGCGCTATCCAGAGGCGCGCGCAGACCTCGACACAATCCTGGAGCGGGTTGCCGACCGGACCTTCCATCCCATCATTGCCGGGAGCTTCCCGTTGAGCGACGCGGCAACGGCCCACCGTCAACTCGAAAGCCGCGCCGTCATCGGCAAACTGCTGCTCGTCACGTCTGGGGAAGCGGAAAACCTACCGCCAACAGGCAGCGCGCTTCGGTGA